The genomic DNA CCTCGAAATCCTTGCCGATCATCTTGTCCATGCTGACAAAGACGCTCATGACTTTCGAGATGAACGGCATCGCTCCGGACATCGTCCAGCTGACTTCGGTCGCCGTGGCCGTCGGCGTCATCGCGAATTCGACCTGATTGCTGGCCTTGAACGGCTTGATGAATTCCAGCTTCATCTCGACCTTCGACGACGGCGAACTGGACGAGATTTCCATGCTGCCAGTACCGACCTTGGCGCTTTCCCAGGCGTGCGTCGCGCCGACGCCGCTGGCCGGTCCGCTGTAACGGCCCTTGATCGCCGGGTCCTTGCGCTCGTAGGGATTCCAGCGGTTGAACTGGTGCAGGTCGTTGATCAGCGCAAAGACCGTTTCCGGCGCGGCGTCGATACGGGTCGAGCGCTGGACGCGGAAGCTGTCAGGCTTGAGCGCGGCGGCGATCAGGATGCCGGCCAGGGGCACGGCGATGAGGGCGACAATCAGTTTGAGCATGAGGCTTCTCCGGTTCGTTCGAGTGAGAGAGCCGAATCGGCCGGCGATCATCGCCCGCTCGAATTTCTGCTCTTGTCTCTACGTCGAACGGCTGTCGGCAAAATCGACAGCGATTCCGGAGATTCTTGAAGGAAAATCCTAAGACTTTGCTTTGCCTTGAATTTTGGTTTCCGCGGCCTGACCGGCCAGGCGCCAGACGGCACCGACTTTCCTGATCGCCCAGGCGCGATGCGCGGCCGGCGGACGTTTGAAGTCCTCGTCCAGCGTCTTCGGCGTGATGTCCTCTACATCGAGCCCGTGCGGCTTCAGATCGTCGAGCTTGAAGCGCTTGCGATTGCATGAGAAATACAGCACGCCGCCCGGCGCCAGCAATTGCGCGGACAGGGTGATGATCTCGACGTGGTCGCGCTGGATGTCCAGCGTGCCGTCCATCTTCTTCGAGTTCGAGAAAGTCGGCGGATCGCAGAAGATCAGATCGAACTGCGGCGGGCGGGACTTGTCGGCCTGCTCCTTGAGCCAGGCGAGGCAATCGGCGCGATAGAAGCGATGCGGATTTTCCTTGGCGCTGCGACGCTCGACATCGACCATGCGGATGCCGTTCAGGCGCAGGTTTTCGCGGGCCCAGTCCAGATAGGTGTTCGACAGATCGACCGACACGCTTTCGATCGCGCCACCCACCGCCGCTTGCGCGGTGGCCGAGCCGGTGTAGCAGAACAGGTTCAGGAAACGCGCGCCCTGCGCTTCGGCGCGGATGCGCATCCGCATCGGCCGATGATCGAGGAACAGGCCGGTGTCGAGGTAATCGGTGAAGTTCACCTGCAGGCGGCAGCCGTGTTCGTCGACCACGTGCAAGGCGCCGCTTTCACCCTGACGACCGTACTGCGAATCGCCCTTCTGCTGACGCCGTACCTTCAGGTGAATGTTCGAGATCGGCACTTCCAGCACCTGCTGGATCGCGTTCAAGCCTTCACGCAGGCGGCGCTCGGCGTGGACCGGATCGATGGTCTTCGGCGGCGCGTATTCCTGCACGTGCACGTGCAGCTGATCGGTCTGATAGAGATCGACGGCGAGTGCGTAGTCGGGCAGGTCGGCGTCGTACAGGCGGTAGTTGCTGACGCCGGTGCGCTTCGCCCATTTGCCGAGATGCTTGAGATTCTTGCGCAGGCGATTGGCAAAATCGCCGTCGACGATCTGCGCCGGCAGCGCGGCTTCCGGATCGCGCGCGGCGATGTCGAAGGTCAGCAGCTTGCAGGGCAGGTCTCCGTTGTAGAACGCGTACATCCGTTCGGCACGCAGGCCGAGGCGCGGGCCGAGATCCGGACGACCTGTGAACACACCCGCGCGCCAGCCGTGGAAGTGCTGTTTCAGCAGCGCCCCGAGCAGGCTGTACAGCTTGACCATCTCCGCCTCGCTGCCCATGCGCTCGCCGTACGGCGGATTGGTGACGACCAGGCCCGGTGTTTGCGTCGGCGGCCGCATCAGGGAGACATCGGCCTCGGTCAGCTTGATCTTCCAGGCCAGACCGGCACGCTCGATGTTGCCGCGCGCGGCTTTCAGCGCGGCCGGATCGAGATCAGCGCCGTACATCGTCGGGACGCGCTCGGCGCCGGTTTCCCGACGTGCTTTCGCTTCATCCATCAACGCGCGCCAGTTATCGATCTCGCAGGTCGTCAGCGCCAGGAAACCGTGTCGTGTGCGCATCAGGCCCGGCGCGACATCGCCAGCCATCAATGCTGCTTCGAGCAGCAGGGTGCCGGAGCCGCACATCGGATCGAACAGACTGCCGCCGCGCGCAAATACTGCGGGCCAGCCGCTGCGGATCAGGATCGCAGCGGCGAGATTTTCCTTCAGCGGCGCGCCGCCAGTCGCCAGACGATAGCCGCGCCGGTGCAGGCTTTCGCCGGACAGATCGAGGCTGATGGTGGCCTGCGCGCCGTGCAGGTGGACGTGGATCTGCACGTCGGGGTCTTCGGCGTCGACGTTCGGTCGGCGGCCGTGAACGTCGCGGAAGCGATCGGCGAGCGCGTCCTTGACTCGCAGCGCGGCGAAATGAGTGTGGGTGACGGTATTCGAGCGGCCGGCAACATCGATCGCGAAGCTGGAATCGACATCGAACCAGGCGGTCCAGTCGATGCGCTTGGCACCTTCATACAGCGCATCGGCATCCGCGATCTCGAAGAAATCGAGCGGCAGCAGCACGCGGCTGGCGAGTCTCGACCACAGGCAGGCGCGATAGGCGTCGGCCCAAGTACCGGCCGCAGTGACACCGCCGCCACGCTCGGCGACTTCGCTCAAACCCATGGCTTTCAGCTCATCGACCAGCAGCGGCTCGAGGCCGCGCGCACAGGTGACGAACAGCGGGCCGGGCAGCGGCGCGGAGGCAGGAGAGAGGGTCGGGCTTTCGTCAGTCACGGCAGGGGGCAGGCGTCCGGCAGGGGGCAGCGGACGGGGCCGCAGGATTCATCGCAGTGCCACCGTCTGGCACGATACTGGCAGCGGTTACACTGCCCGCCCCTCATTTTACCGGTGATCGTCATCGACCATCCGCTGCCCCATATCAAACAGTCATCTGAATCCGCTGCTGACCCGCTCTTCAACCGCCGCCGAGTACTGCTCGCAGGGCTGGGTACGGTCGGCGGGTTGCTGGCAACCGGCTGTGCCAGTCCATCGCTGGAGCTGATCGCGGCGCCATTCAAGAAGCCTGGCAGTCTGCTCGGTCATGATGGTTATGCGCTCACCAATGAGCAGATCGACGACATTCCCTACGCGAGCATGGGTGTGCGCATCGGCGGCAGTGCGCCGGTGATCATGATCCTGGCCAACATCAATGGTGCCAAGCTGCATTGGGCTTCGGCCGATCGGGTGGTTTTGATCACCGAGCGTGGCCGGCTGGTCAAGACCATCGGCATGCCGCGCGATCTGCTCAGCACTCGCTGGACCGGTGCCGATTCGCTGCTGCCGGTGCTGCGTCGGGTTCCCGGCACCGAGGATTCGCGAGTCGGTCGCATCATTGATCTGCGTCCGAAAGATGACTTCAGCGTGCCGGTGGAGTCGCGTTGCGAATGGCTAGGCGAGGAGACCCTGACCCTGGTCGGCCGCAAGCGGCGCACGGTGATGCTGAGCGAGCACATCAAGGTCGAGAAGTGGCGCTGGAAGGCGGAGAACCGCTACTGGTTCGATGTCGACAGCGGCTTGATACTGAAATCCCGCCAGCAGTACTGCCCGGAAGTGGCGGCGATCACGATGGAAGTACTGAGACCAGCCATCGAGCCACCGCCCGACGCGGTTTGAGGCCTTGCTGACGGGCGGCAATCACCATGCCAAGCCCAACAAAAAAGCCGCTCCGAAGAGCGGCTTTCGTGTTGCTGCAATACCCTTAGCGGGTCGTTGCAGTCGCCGTCGAAGTCGAGGTCGACGTTGAGGTCGAAGTCGAGTTGGCGCCATCGCTGGCACCCAGCACGTACACGGCGATACCGGTAGCGGCGCCAGCGCCGATCGCGATGATCGTGGCAACGTTGCCATTGGCAAACGTAGAGGCCTTCTCAACGCTGCCCGCGGCACCAGCAGGCTTCGGGTCGGCAGCGGACGCCAGGGTCGAGGTGGCGGCGAGCAGGGCGAGGGTCAATCCGGTGACTACATGCTTCATATTTGTAAGCTCCTGAGAGGTTCGGGCGACTCGGGACGCCCCAGCTGGAGGTGCATCGAGACTGCCGTCAGGATAGCCGTCAGCTTCGACAACGTCCAGCACTGAATGCCCTGCGGTAGCAACGACAGGCCGTAGCCGAATATTCCACAGTGGCGCAGCCGAGCCGTTATCCTTACGATCCGCCGGCGTTGTCGGCGAATTTCAAACTTCTGAACGGATTCATGCCCATTGTGAGAACGCGGATCTTCCCGACTGCCTCCGCCTTCGTGGCCGGCCTGCTGATCGCCTGCCTGCCGTGGACCGCCGTTCAGGCTCAGTTGCCGTTCGATCCGTCAGCGATCGATCAGTTGACGCCGGAGCAGCGCCAGCGTGCACTCGAAACGCTGGGTTCCGGCAGCAGCGGCGGCGGAGCCGTGGCTTCGCCTGATGGCAGTTTCCGCGACAAGAAGCTGTCGACGCAGACCGGGACTGGCGACAACCCAGATGTCCGTAACGCCACTTCCGGCGGCAACAATAATTCCAGCCGCAATGCGTATGGCAACAGTTCAAGTCGGCAGCGCCTGCAGGATTGCCGTCCCCTGAACAGGTCCCAGACCTCGAACGGTCGGCGTGCCGATAGAAGTGACGGAGCCGATAGAAGCGACTTGATCGATGGCGACGGCTATCCGTTGACTTCGGAGACGGAATCGGAATTTTCGGCCAACGGCAGCCGCCTGCCGGATTGCCCGCCGGGCACCGCTTACCGCAACGGCCAGAAGAGCCCCAAATTGCCTGTCGAGTACGGTGACAGCGAAGACCTGCCGCTGCGGCCGTTTGGGCAGGATCTGTTCATCGCCGGTGCCACCACCTTTGCGCCAGCGACGGATATTCCGGTACCCGCCGATTACGTCGTCGGCCCGGGCGATTCGGTGCGCGTGCAGCTGTTCGGCAGCGAGAATGGCAATTACAGCCTGCTGGTCGGCCGCGATGGTCAGATCAATTTCCCGAAGCTGGGGCCGATCGCAGTTGCAGGACAGCGTTTCGAGAACGTCCGCCAGTTGCTGTCGGAACGGGTGAGTCGCGAACTGATCGGCGTGCAGTCGAGCATTTCGCTCGGCGAGTTGCGCTCGGTGCGCGTGTTCCTGCTTGGTGACGTGCGCCAGCCTGGTTCTTACACGGTCAGTTCGCTGGCGACGATCACCAATCTGCTGTTCGTCGGTGGCGGCATCACCGAAGTCGGTTCGCTGCGCAAGGTGCAGCTGAAGCGCAACGGTCGCCTGCTGCAGACGCTGGACCTCTATTCCCTGTTGCTGCGCGGCGATTCCACGGGTGACTTGCGCCTGCAG from Nevskia ramosa DSM 11499 includes the following:
- a CDS encoding SRPBCC family protein; translated protein: MLKLIVALIAVPLAGILIAAALKPDSFRVQRSTRIDAAPETVFALINDLHQFNRWNPYERKDPAIKGRYSGPASGVGATHAWESAKVGTGSMEISSSSPSSKVEMKLEFIKPFKASNQVEFAMTPTATATEVSWTMSGAMPFISKVMSVFVSMDKMIGKDFEDGLANLKTIAEQPAGATESSRTESPQNTPKHNEEQS
- the rlmKL gene encoding bifunctional 23S rRNA (guanine(2069)-N(7))-methyltransferase RlmK/23S rRNA (guanine(2445)-N(2))-methyltransferase RlmL, whose product is MTDESPTLSPASAPLPGPLFVTCARGLEPLLVDELKAMGLSEVAERGGGVTAAGTWADAYRACLWSRLASRVLLPLDFFEIADADALYEGAKRIDWTAWFDVDSSFAIDVAGRSNTVTHTHFAALRVKDALADRFRDVHGRRPNVDAEDPDVQIHVHLHGAQATISLDLSGESLHRRGYRLATGGAPLKENLAAAILIRSGWPAVFARGGSLFDPMCGSGTLLLEAALMAGDVAPGLMRTRHGFLALTTCEIDNWRALMDEAKARRETGAERVPTMYGADLDPAALKAARGNIERAGLAWKIKLTEADVSLMRPPTQTPGLVVTNPPYGERMGSEAEMVKLYSLLGALLKQHFHGWRAGVFTGRPDLGPRLGLRAERMYAFYNGDLPCKLLTFDIAARDPEAALPAQIVDGDFANRLRKNLKHLGKWAKRTGVSNYRLYDADLPDYALAVDLYQTDQLHVHVQEYAPPKTIDPVHAERRLREGLNAIQQVLEVPISNIHLKVRRQQKGDSQYGRQGESGALHVVDEHGCRLQVNFTDYLDTGLFLDHRPMRMRIRAEAQGARFLNLFCYTGSATAQAAVGGAIESVSVDLSNTYLDWARENLRLNGIRMVDVERRSAKENPHRFYRADCLAWLKEQADKSRPPQFDLIFCDPPTFSNSKKMDGTLDIQRDHVEIITLSAQLLAPGGVLYFSCNRKRFKLDDLKPHGLDVEDITPKTLDEDFKRPPAAHRAWAIRKVGAVWRLAGQAAETKIQGKAKS
- a CDS encoding YjbF family lipoprotein, translating into MLATGCASPSLELIAAPFKKPGSLLGHDGYALTNEQIDDIPYASMGVRIGGSAPVIMILANINGAKLHWASADRVVLITERGRLVKTIGMPRDLLSTRWTGADSLLPVLRRVPGTEDSRVGRIIDLRPKDDFSVPVESRCEWLGEETLTLVGRKRRTVMLSEHIKVEKWRWKAENRYWFDVDSGLILKSRQQYCPEVAAITMEVLRPAIEPPPDAV